A segment of the Fibrobacter succinogenes subsp. succinogenes S85 genome:
ACCTTGTAATTCGCGAGGGTCACGTTTTTCAATTCGGTATGTTCCACAAACCCAAACAATCCGAAAATGGAATCGGACTGGGTCGTTAAATCAAGACCGTAAATAGTATGGTTCTTGCCATCGAAAATCATCTCGCCGATGCGTTTTTCATTTTTGCCGATTGGAATCCACGGGTGTTCCGAGACGGAATTTTCGTCTTTTCCGAACACGAGGTCGTTATCCAATACGACAACGCCGCGCCATGGGATATTTTCAGTAGCTTTTTCCGGATTTTCAGCCGGTTCAACGGTATTTACCAGCTGCGCCAAACCCGCCAACTGTTCCGGCGTAGAAATATGGTAAAGCGGCAGCGAAGCTTCATAATGAAAATCTTCATAATCATAAAAAATTACGGTATCCCGAGCCGAGGGAACCTCAGCCGTCCCATCCCAAGCCGCAAACGAAAACGACGAAAAACAACAAACAGCCCACAAAAAGGCCGATTTTACCCGAACCAACATGGATTCCTCCTTATTTCAATAGAAATAATAATTTGTTTCTAGAAGAAAAACAATCCTTTTGAAGTTATAACAGCCCATAAAATCTTTTTATTGACACAGATATAGCCGGATAGAGCGGTTTTTGCTATTTTTACCCCGTAATTTTTAAATTGGGTTCACGCCCAAGACAACCCCTAAAAAGGAACACAACAATGGCAAATAAAGTCTATAACTTTAGCGCAGGACCGTCGGTCTTGCCGGAACAGGCACTCAAGGAAGCATCTGCTGCATGCATCGACTTCGAAAACAGCGGCATCAGTATCCTCTCCATGAGTCACCGTTCAAAGCCGATTGAAAACATGTTCGCCCAGACGGAACAGTACCTCCGTGAATTGATGGGCATCCCGGAAGACTACGACATCGTGTTCCTCGGTGGTGGTTGCTCACTTTTGTTCTGCATGCTCCCGATGAACTTCCTCGACCAGAACGCAACGGCCGACTACGCTTTGACCGGCGTTTGGGCAAACAAGGCTTACAAGGAAGCAAAGCAGTTCGGTAACGCTCTCGCCGCTTGCGACACCAAGTCTGAAACTTACAGCCGCATCGACAAGAACTTGAAGCTCAGCGACAACGCCACGTACCTCCACGTGACCGCCAACAACACGATTTACGGTACGGAATGGCACAACTTCCCGAAGCCGAAGTCTGGCTTCCTCATGGCTGACGTGAGCTCCGACTTCCTCGCCCGTAAGATCAACGTGTCTGACTTCGGTGTCGTCTATGGCGGCGCTCAGAAGAACATCAGCTGCGCTGGCGTGACTGTCACGATCATCAAGAAGGGCCTTCTCGGCAAGGTGAACCGCACCATCCCGACCATGCTCAACTTCCAGACTCACATCGACGCTGCCAACATGTTCAACACTCCTCCGGTCTTTGCCGTGTACGTGATGAACCGCACCCTCAAGTGGCTCAAGGATTTCGGTGGCGTGGACGCTATCGAAAAGGTGAACCGCAGCAAGGCTGCTCTCCTCTACAGCGCACTCGACAACTCCAAGGTGTTCGTCGGTACGGCCGCTAAGGAAGACCGTTCTATCATGAACGTTCCGTTCGTGTTCAACAAGGACGTCGTTGCAGCTGACAAGGCTGACGATCTCGCCAAGGAATTCCTTGAATTCGCTAAGGCTCGTGGCCTCCAGCAGCTCAAGGGTCACCGTTCTGTCGGCGGCTTCCGCGCTTCCATCTACAACGCCATGCCGGTCGAAGGCGTGCAGGCACTCGTTGACTGCCTCGGCGACTTCGAAAAGAAAGTTCTTGGCTAATTGAGACGAGATGCCGCGCCCCGCGCGGTATAACGCATTTGAGAAAGCCTCGGCCTAGTGCCGGGGCTTTTTCGTTTATTCTGTTTAAGGGTGATGCCCGTTCAAAGCGGGCATGAGATATTAAAAAGTGCCGCCGGACTATAAAAGAAGAACCTCCTCATGGAGTATGAGGAGGTCCTATTTTTTGTGTTAGGAGTACGCCATTACGGCGCCTTGGAGGAGGATTTCGTGGCACGTATATCCCCGTGCCGGGCATTTTACAAGACCCCAACAACCAAACACGGTCTTGTAAAACTAACGAGTACGTTCAGGACCTTCTTTTTGTTCTCAAAATTACTAACCCATATACACCCAAAGGCTTTCACTTTCTCGTTTTTACATGAATAAAGATACTCTTTTAAATTGCGAATGTCAATAGAAAACCCCATTTTTAAACATAATTTTGCAAAATATCACAAAACCAACAGCTCTCAAAATGTTCTCAAAAAATTCAACAAGTTCTCAAAAACACAAAAAGAGAGAAAAAGACCAATAAAATTCGTTTTTTAACCATTTAAAACATGTAAAAACCTGAAAATTTTTCAAAAAAGCGTTTTTTACGTGAAGACCAGAGAAACAATTAAATTTTTCACGTAAATTCGGCCATTTTTTGAAATTTTGGTTTTCAACACACATAAAAAAATGCCCGCACAAAAAAGGCGGGCACAGCAAACACAAGGGAGAACTCAGCGACAACAGCTTAATTGTCAGCAGGCTTCTTTGCGAATTTATTCGTAATATCAGGAACGATATCCATAATCTTTGAGACAAGCGAGCTATCCTTGGTAATCGGCATGATGCGTACGTCATCGCCCTTGATGACAAGGAATGCGACCGGATCGACCGAAGCGCCACCGCCAGATGCAGATGTATCGCCCTTGTTCTGGTGACCGCCAAAACCAAAGCCCACGGACACGCGGCTTACAGGCACGACGGTTGTTTCGCCCGCCTGGATAGGTTCACCAATGACAGTTTCCGCCTTCGTGATGAAGCGGAGCTTTTCCAAAAGAGTTTCAGCAAGTTTTTCAATAGCCATGGCTCTAATATAGATTATAGACGAGAGACGAAAGACGAAAGACGAAAGAAATACATAAAAAAGAGGCTAGTGGTTGGTGGTTAGTGGTTAGGATTGCAGTAAAGACGTTCCTTCTGCACCCCTGTTTACTAACCCCTGTTTACTAATCACTGTCTACTGCGGCTAAAGCCGCTAATACCTAGCCCCGTAGACACGGTCGCTCGCGGTAAAGAATTTGCGTTCCAAATCCGTCCAGTCGAGGTAGCCCCACACCGCCACGATTCGGCCACCAGGCAGTCTCGTCGCCATGCCATTCACGCCTTCGCCCGCATTAAAGTAAAGCGTCGAGGTTTCGCGATAAATACCCTTGGGTTGCACAATGTTCAGCTGGCGGCCCCAGGCGATAAAGTCGTTCTCTTCGACAAGGTCCCAGCTGCGGGCAACGTTCCACTGCAAGTCGGAGTCCCTATAGCTTTGGGCGAGTACCGGGAAATAAGCCTTCACGCCAATAAAATACTTCGTCAAGATGGACGTATGTCCCGGTTCACGGTGTTCAAACGGGAGGCTCAGGAATTCCTGCGGGAAACCGCCGTGGCGCGGGTTCGGGAACTGGCGGACGTAATTTTCAAGGTCGCTACGTTCATAGCGGCGGAAGCTATCGTGCTTGAAAATGAAGATTCGAGCCGCAGAACGGATACTTTGTTCAAGGAAAGAGCCGCGCAAAATCGGGACAATCCCCTGAAAGCGGCCACTGTTCATGTAATAATCGAGCGCATACACATCGCTCTTGAATTCAAGAATCGTCACATCAAGCGTGTCACCCGTCATGTTCATCGGATAACGCAAATCAACACGCTTCACAAGAGCTTTAATATCATCGTTCGGATTATCGTCAATGCGGATTTCATCCATCGGCCACCTGTCGTTGTAGCACAATTCCGTATAATCGACAGATTCCTCTTCTTTCGGTTCGCAAGCACACAAAACAAATGTGGCCGCGCAAGCACAAACGCAGACAAACTTAGGCAACACCGAAAGGAAACGATTCATACTCTTAAAATTTAGCATACATCAATCACGTT
Coding sequences within it:
- the serC gene encoding 3-phosphoserine/phosphohydroxythreonine transaminase, with protein sequence MANKVYNFSAGPSVLPEQALKEASAACIDFENSGISILSMSHRSKPIENMFAQTEQYLRELMGIPEDYDIVFLGGGCSLLFCMLPMNFLDQNATADYALTGVWANKAYKEAKQFGNALAACDTKSETYSRIDKNLKLSDNATYLHVTANNTIYGTEWHNFPKPKSGFLMADVSSDFLARKINVSDFGVVYGGAQKNISCAGVTVTIIKKGLLGKVNRTIPTMLNFQTHIDAANMFNTPPVFAVYVMNRTLKWLKDFGGVDAIEKVNRSKAALLYSALDNSKVFVGTAAKEDRSIMNVPFVFNKDVVAADKADDLAKEFLEFAKARGLQQLKGHRSVGGFRASIYNAMPVEGVQALVDCLGDFEKKVLG
- a CDS encoding GerW family sporulation protein, with amino-acid sequence MAIEKLAETLLEKLRFITKAETVIGEPIQAGETTVVPVSRVSVGFGFGGHQNKGDTSASGGGASVDPVAFLVIKGDDVRIMPITKDSSLVSKIMDIVPDITNKFAKKPADN